The following nucleotide sequence is from Zingiber officinale cultivar Zhangliang chromosome 10A, Zo_v1.1, whole genome shotgun sequence.
AGTTTGGCTAAAATTGTTGTCGTCTTTGGTTGATAACCGAGAAGGATCAAAAGAGGACTAGCTACTGATGCTTCAATCGTTCAACACGGCAAACATTGGAAATTGATTGACCGTTACAACCTCCGAAGGCCTAGCAGTTGCCACTCTCCAATTTGCTGTGTTGCTACCGTCCCCGTACTCAAACTTCATCGCGGCCGGGCAGAAGTATGCCGGAGAGTAATCTCTGTAACCACCATGGTAGGATACATCGTGTGTAAAGGTTTCTGCCTTGTCATCTGAAGAGTTATGGTTATTTCTCACTGAAGGTGAAACTTCAGGTGGAGCATCTGACAGTAAAGGGTCAGGAGCATAGTAGGCCTTTGAATTCCACAGCATTTCATTCGGACCTGAGTTTGGAGGCTCAGCAATGGTCATCTGATCAGACGATGTGGGAGTGGTTTCTTTTGGTGGTCGTTTAGTGAGGTCGCCACCGATTAAGTGGGAACTCGTGCAAATGCGCTTGACATTGTAGTTGCTGATGTCAAAGTTCGTCACTGCATTTGGCCCCCTGAACTTGATGGCGGCGATGTCGTAGGCTTCTGCAGCCTCCTCTTGAGTGCCTGCAGAGTAGAGTTCATATAGAACATACAACGAACTGTGTGCATCTCTTCATTAGATAAAACTTGAAGAATGATCAAATAGTCAATAGCTAATTTGGTGAAAATGAAGTACTCCACTTGAGAAATAGTTCTTATAATGATGACAAGAGAGTGATTCAAGAGCGACATTTGATAAAATACGAATTTGGAAACAAATACATCACCCAATTCAAATTCGACTAAGAAGACCAATCCATCACCAATTATCAATACTTGTAGAAGAAAGAGGAGTTTCTCATGCATGCAAAACTTGAATACAATCAATTAAGCAGACTGATGGTTGATTAGTTGCATATATGCATTCTTGTATGAAGAAGTTACTCACTGAAAGTGCCAAGGTACAAGTCCTTGTTGCCTGCGACTCTTCCGATTCTAGCTTGCCATCTCCCATGCTGGTGGTGCCTATGAAGACGAAAGAAAAGGGGTTCGTCCTATGGTTCAAGACAAAAAAATGCTACAAGGCAGTATATAAAAGTGCTGTGCTTAAAATGCTAACTAAAGTTGGGATTGCCAGGACCTTGTCACTCCTCTATAAACCGATGCCCCTCTCGAGAAGCCACTGCTCTTCCTAAatatattaagaaaaaaaaacgaaGACAAGAAGTTTGTGTGATCCATTTCAATATGTTTGTTAGGATAAATTTCAGTATGCTTTCTAAAAGGATAAGTGTAGATTAACCTTCGAAGACTGGCAATGAACTCTTGACGGGTCATGTTCTTCATCTCTCCAAGCTGATTCTCATAGGTGCTCAGCTGCAATAAGTAGCCACAAGGGTTCAAAGAGATTATGCTAATTAATATGCAATGGATTCATTTCCACCTACCGGAAAATTTGTGTGAGTTGTTGGCCCCCAATACTTGAGTGCAGCCAAATCATATGCCCTTGCCGCCTTTTCTTCCTTGTCATACCCTCCTACAATTCAACATACACAAAACGGATACATTAAAAGACTAGATCCGAGCCTTAAAACAAACTAACTATGCACCACTTACCAAGATAAACTACCACCAAAAGAATGGAGGATCAAGAAATCCATTTAAGGATGCCATGAAAAAAGAAACAACAAGAGGTTAAAAGTCTCCTCTTAATTAGATAATTCATAAACTCGTAGCCAATTCGATGGATGATTTGAAGTAAGCACCGCAGTACCTTGCCTTCCTTTTCTTGTTTGACCTTCCCTTCTACATGTGTTGTCCCACAGGTGGGCTTCATATCTTCCAGTCCATCTATGCCTAAAGCACACACCAATCTTGTTTAAACATCATTAACATAAGTAAAGCTTATTATATTCCAAAGGTGCTCACCTTGTCACTCCCCTATACTGTGAGGTTCTTTGCCCGAAAGTCTCAATAGACTTGCGAGGAACCAGTTCATGGGCTGATGATTTTCCATTCAAACAATTGAGATCGGTGGTGGCTTCCGGCAAAGATTCCTCAGTGGGCAGAACAATTTCATGAGAACAAGTCTGAAAACCAGGGCCCATAGAGAGGCTTAATGATTGGGACTCACTTGCCTTGTTCAGTTTCCTATTATCCGGTACATATTGGTGTTGCCGTAGCCATGATTTCATGCTAGAAATGGAGGTTGAACTTTCCATTCCTAAATTATAGATGGAACTTGTAGTGGAGCTTTGGTTAGCATTTGCAATGAGGAACGCCGGCTTGGGGGTGATTCGATCATCAAACGATTGGTGAGGGTGGTGGTGGTGCTGGTGGAAGCAGTGAATATAGGGGTATCCCACTTCGCCTTTTTCTGCTGCCGGTGTTATCTCGGTGGAGGTGATTGAAGGGGGAATGTTAACATTGATTCCATCTACGCCCGAGCTGTGGTGATAATACAAGTCGTGGAACTGCGAGATGGGCTGCTGTTGTTGCAGGGATTGGTGCTCACCATTGGGATTCCCTGAGTAGCTACCCAAGAAATCCTCAAACTTTGGCCCTTGTTCATCATGGATAGGGCTGGCAATTACATCATATTTCCAGTCTAAAAAAAATTCCAAGCATCATTCATAGTGTTAGTGAATCTTATCCATGTTTTACCATGTTAAGGAATCAAACTTCAACATCTTCAATAAAGGAACAATTGAGTTAATGCCTCAATTCAATTCTTTCTTAAAGCGAGAAACTACCAACATCAAGTAGCCTATCTTAGATCCAAACCCAAGTTACTCACTTTTTCTGAAAGAAAGGACCAACTTTTGAAGACGAATATTGATTAAAAAATGGGCTTTTTCGACATAATAAAAGTACTTAATTCAATCAAACACTACATGGATCCAACAACTTAGAAGGAACTGTTATTAGAGAAGGGTAAGGCACTATCTGTACAAATTCCTTAATGAGAACTTCTCCAGAAATCAATGACTTCATGAAAAAAGGGTAGGAAAAGATTAGCAAACATAACCCCAACCACACATATTTTCAAACAAGAGCCAAGCAAAAATGACAAGAGGTCAAAATGGATGAGAAGGATTGCATGGATTCAACTGGAACCAAGATAGATAAACACCTAAATCCATAGACATAAACTTGGACAACAAACCCATTTCTCAAACAACAAAAAAATTTGGATAGATAAGAGATGAGAATAGATTAACAAAGCCTAACATTCTCATCCTACCTGAAGCAGGGGGATGCCTCAAGGGTGGTTCCATGAGGGAAACGGAGGCATCAGAATTCAGAGGCATAAGAACAAGAGGATTGACAGGAGGGTCAGTGCCAGTAGTAAGCCCCACCTCCTCACCATTCCCTCCCTCTCCACTCCCATGCAACTCATCTTCCTCAACTTCTCCCCTGCTGGAAGACAAGGAGAAGCCAAGCCAGTCGTTCACCTCCATCAAGCCCGAGAAAACTATGATGCAAGCTGCAACCCAGAAACCAAGAAAACTACGATGGGAAGCTCTATGGGATGTTCTCTATATCGACGACTCCTTGCAAACCCAAGAACGAGGTGGTGGCAGATTAAAAGCAGAGGAGCGGCAGGAATCAGAGGCGAGGCTTGGCCCTGTGCGATTTATTGTGAGGAAGACTTGCTTATTTGATTACGCAGCAGGATGTTTAACGTTTTTCTCCTCGCGTTTggattataataaataaatttgtgGATGCAGAAGGAAAGATCAATGGGATACGTAAGAGAGCGAGTTTGGAGTACGTGTTTGTGTGCGTGCCGAGGCGAGTAGCAGAGTCTGCTCTGCGATGCCACCTCGGGACTCGTTCCATGACCCTCAACGTAGATAAGCTTGTTTGATGGAGGTGCAGAGGCAGCAGCCACCGCTCGTTGAAACCGTCCATACCTTCCCTGTTTTTTCTTCTCCAGTTTAATTCTTCCGctcgtttaaaataaattaaatagcgAAAAAAAATCACGGATACTCAATCAACCTGtaaaagtaatatatatatatatatatatattaatacgTTGTCCGATCCCCTCTCCGACTGTGCGTTAGTGATAGACGGAGTCATATACGGCAAATCAAACAACTTAACATTACTCTCTCTAATCGCATCCACAATGTATGTCATTATAATATTATAATctcattaaaaaatatatatataatctattatcACATActcattattaaaaatatatctcttttatttatattatttttaatattaacattCATTATTTATGAGTTCTACCGTCCACTCactcatcttaaaattatattatattaaataaatatattttaaaatagttaaattattattattatttttaataataatcttacatgtaaaaaacaattttactattttttaaataatattaaaaaaattataataaaaaaaattaagagaatcTTTGAATACTCTCTCTCCTTTCTCTTATGAGTGTACATTATAATACTTATTCATAATGAAGAGGAGGTGTTAAATGAACATTATAATACCTATTTAACACCTTATTGGGATGCTCTAATGTATAAAAAGTTGATCTGCTACCCGTCCTGGTGTATGCTCGCGTGCACGTGTGGGGATACCCTCGATTGCATTCTCGAACGTAACAACTGGTTGATGCTAAACTGCCAGGCCATAGATCATCGTCTTTCTTGTATTTATTCGATGAACAAAATATAAGACCGGACCGTTTATCCAGAATCGATTGAGTTGTAAAATTTAAATGTCTTTTAtatattgttaattttttttaaaaaaatactttcttAAACCTAAACactaaatcagaaaaaaaaatttaacacccGAAGCCTCTTGACTACCCTTAGATGGCGTGTAAAGTACTAAATATAGTGAAATATTATCTTGCAATTCTATCCGTGTATATCTGTTGAGCATCTAGagttatttttttatgatttaaaatttatgatataatatttagactaaaagtgaaaataataaaaaaaaaaattctaagtactcATACCCATAGGCACCAAGTATAACTTTTTCTAAAGCTCAGGATTTAAACATAGGATTTAAAGTATAAAACATAAGATGAATaaggggtatatatatatatatatataatcatctgtTATAGATTCGTGTACATCCTGACTTAAGGCACCTCAAATATATTAGAGATCCCTTcgtaagagtttttttttataggGTTGAGGTGCCTAAATCAAATCCAAACATCTcaattcattttatttttatttttaaaaatcaacatttccttaaAGATGAACACTATACCTCAtgagtatctaaaatttttaattttaaatactaTAACCCAAGAGAGAAGGCTAAACTCTAGAAGGAAAATCTTATTAACTTAAACTCATTATAATCCAACTCTtaaatcttaaaatcttaaaCTCTAAATCTATATAATATATCCTGtgaacatttaaaatttttaattttgaacactATAACCCAAGAGAGAAGCTTGAATCCAAGAGAAAAAAATCTTATTAGCTAAAATCCATTATAACCCAactcctaaatcctaaaatcttgaaccttaaatatatataatatatccaaaaaataaataaaaaataaataaaacttttgatTGAATCCAGGGAGCCTGGATTGAATCCAGGTGTCTTGAATTCAACCCAGGGCGCCTGGATTCAATCTCGACACCTTAGGTCTGCATAGTCATGCAATGTAATGGTCcacaatattatatatatatatatatatatatatatatatatatatatatatatatagtcacaaAGATTATGTAAGAATATTCAATTCATACTTCAGAAAAAATGATTCTTGCGACAACAAATACACTGAACAATTACTACTAAGAAAATTGTTACACTTAACTTAGCTGCTCTATAGAACAAATCTAAGACATCAATATCTTGTATTATCCTAGATTAAATCATGTACATCAATATgaatatctctaatccctcaCTATGGTTATTATGTCGAGAGCATGTTCAATATTTCTAATCAATACAATTATTCATAATCACATTTTAAGTACTCAACAAAAAATATAACTGGTCGATCAGTGAATAAATGCCAGAGATGTAAATCAATATTAATCTTCCTTTTagttagaatctattcattctaattagTCGTTTTCCTAATTATGCTCCGTAGACCGAAttatccatagccaataggaaacatactaaagtagcagacactaatTAGAACTTTAAGTAGACGGCTAAATAATCatttagggtaagattgagattaacttatgacctcaagggtctcacatagtagagaaaaaGGGATCCATTCTCGTACTACTCTTATTGTCGttatagcacatgtggtatgaatcacatgctataaTATTTTCTCTTTACAAAAAAAAGAGtgcatatttttctcaaaatttaacatcgtatatatttttttctctttacaAAAAAAGAGTGCATATTTgaagtccccagggcgtagcacagatggggagtgcatgattctgtggctgaaaggtccaggggtcgatccccggggtgtcactgcctggggttaacgtctccgccatgcactttccacctgtgtacctgcatttacctccctccatatccgtgggaccggctctaggggggccgctgatgtggcggttccacattttttttttttgaattcaaCATTTGAATTACAATATGACCTTAAGcatattcagtaaatggtgggttcattaaCTTTGATCATTAGTAATACATAAATTATCTCTTCTTAAtataattatcaaggcgaccttaattACTCAGTGTGTCTGTATTCatagctacataagttgtccctaagtaatggtcttacctctatttatatttaacaaatagaaATGATTACCCATTTGACTGGACCAATTTCAACCTGCTAAcatactcaccaagacttttatcCAAATGTAACAAAGATAtttacactgaatagatcatgatatTTCATATatctaattatctttataaagtgTTACATTTTATGAAGTCCCA
It contains:
- the LOC122026309 gene encoding AP2-like ethylene-responsive transcription factor AIL1 — translated: MEVNDWLGFSLSSSRGEVEEDELHGSGEGGNGEEVGLTTGTDPPVNPLVLMPLNSDASVSLMEPPLRHPPASDWKYDVIASPIHDEQGPKFEDFLGSYSGNPNGEHQSLQQQQPISQFHDLYYHHSSGVDGINVNIPPSITSTEITPAAEKGEVGYPYIHCFHQHHHHPHQSFDDRITPKPAFLIANANQSSTTSSIYNLGMESSTSISSMKSWLRQHQYVPDNRKLNKASESQSLSLSMGPGFQTCSHEIVLPTEESLPEATTDLNCLNGKSSAHELVPRKSIETFGQRTSQYRGVTRHRWTGRYEAHLWDNTCRREGQTRKGRQVYLGGYDKEEKAARAYDLAALKYWGPTTHTNFPLSTYENQLGEMKNMTRQEFIASLRRKSSGFSRGASVYRGVTRHHQHGRWQARIGRVAGNKDLYLGTFSTQEEAAEAYDIAAIKFRGPNAVTNFDISNYNVKRICTSSHLIGGDLTKRPPKETTPTSSDQMTIAEPPNSGPNEMLWNSKAYYAPDPLLSDAPPEVSPSVRNNHNSSDDKAETFTHDVSYHGGYRDYSPAYFCPAAMKFEYGDGSNTANWRVATARPSEVVTVNQFPMFAVLND